The Coccidioides posadasii str. Silveira chromosome 3, complete sequence genome contains a region encoding:
- a CDS encoding uncharacterized protein (EggNog:ENOG410PGVP~COG:I~TransMembrane:10 (i50-68o80-98i119-136o142-160i167-189o228-250i262-281o293-311i323-342o354-374i)~BUSCO:7124at33183) gives MVYIRQWDLEALRQYKYSGVDRSLVSRYIMKPFYTHVVIKCFPMSMAPNLITLTGFSFVVINFLTLLWYNPGLDTDCPPWVYLSWAVGLFLYQTFDAVDGTQARRTRQSGPLGELFDHGVDACNTALEVLMFAGALNLGQTWATVLALFGSALTFYVQTWDEYYTQVLTLGIISGPVEGILTLCLVYIFTAVKAGGSFWHQPMMPTMGVPQIALIPDHIYNLPFTSWYLIYGGFLLLFSTVMSIMNVIDVRRKRGQSTLQPLLGLLPVAAAWTLITSYLHLNPIILNHHLVPFSLFVGIINAYSVGRMIIAHLVKTEFPYQNVLLFPLLFAVFDSAAPKMGWPWPGYLGDSTNQVAFVFGCLGLALGVYGSFVYDVITTICDYLDIWCLTIKHPFNPNSNDVHNAKGKSA, from the exons ATGGTGTATATTCGACAATGGGACCTCGAGGCCCTGCGCCAGTATAAGTACTCCGGCGTGGACAGGTCCCTGGTCTCGCGCTATATCATGAAGCCCTTCTATACACATGTGGTGATCAAGTGTTTCCCGATGTCAATGGC GCCGAATCTT ATCACATTGACTGGTTTCTCGTTTGTGGTCATCAATTTCCTCACTCTGCTCTGGTATAATCCCGGCTTGGACACCGATTGTCCGCCTTGGGTGTATCTCAGCTGGGCTGTCGGGTTGTTCTTGTATCAGACCTTCGACGCTGTCGATGGAACCCAGGC CCGGAGAACACGCCAGAGCGGACCGTTGGGAGAGCTCTTTGACCATG GAGTCGATGCGTGCAACACCGCCCTAGAGGTCCTTATGTTTGCCGGTGCTCTGAACCTAGGACAGACCTGGGCGACTGTTTTGGCTCTATTTGGCT CGGCACTCACCTTCTACGTTCAAACATGGGATGAATACTATACCCAAGTCTTAACGCTGGGCATAATATCCGGCCCAGTCGAAGGCATTTTGACTCTGTGCCTGGTTTACATTTTCACCGCTGTCAAGGCAGGCGGCAGCTTCTGGCACCAGCCTATGATGCCTACGATGGGCGTGCCTCAAATCGCCTTGATCCCCGATCATATCTACAACCTCCCATTCACCTCATGGTACCTTATCTACGGTGGATTCCTCCTACTATTCAGCACCGTCATGAGTATTATGAATGTCATTGACGTCCGACGGAAGCGCGGCCAGAGCACCCTTCAGCCGCTGCTCGGCCTTCTCCCTGTCGCCGCTGCTTGGACGCTGATCACCTCGTATTTGCACTTGAACCCGATAATTCTAAACCATCACCTTGTCCCCTTCTCGTTGTTTGTCGGTATCATCAATGCCTACTCTGTCGGACGCATGATCATCGCACACCTGGTGAAAACGGAATTTCCGTACCAGAATGTGCTCTTGTTCCCGCTTCTTTTCGCGGTTTTCGACAGTGCGGCGCCGAAGATGGGTTGGCCATGGCCTGGGTACCTTGGCGATAGCACCAATCAGGTTGCCTTTGTGTTCGGGTGCTTGGGATTGGCATTAGGTGTTTACGGTAGCTTTGTG TACGACGTGATCACGACGATCTGCGACTATCTTGACATTTGGTGCTTGACAATTAAGCACCCGTTCAACCCGAACTCCAACGACGTACATAACGCGAAGGGCAAAAGCGCGTAA
- a CDS encoding uncharacterized protein (EggNog:ENOG410PPSZ~COG:E~BUSCO:10531at33183) — translation MAADKPLLKILMLHGFTQSGPLFRAKTRALEKHLQKSFPLHTLVLSYPSGPVRLDPSDIPNFRPSAPESDDQPSQELCAWWRRADGIDPPEYLRFDVGLTAVAQTLRSEGPFDGVIGFSQGAAFAGMLAGLLEDGRKEAFEYFSKPENNSSPVTRASGSFAQPTVAAAAAANSQQQLAMGSVSGVEFPAAFWNLDHPPLKFAICYSGFRAPGARYRAFYERPAIRTPILHVLGSLDAIVDESRSRFLIDSCAGDPEKEGRVVWHPGGHFLPCQRPYLDAAVKFIRECLETGKGKGESGTSSGVACSADVKGLRGNI, via the exons ATGGCGGCCGACAAACCCCTCCTTAAAATCCTCATGCTGCACGGCTTCACCCAGTCCGGCCCTCTCTTTCGTGCCAAAACCCGTGCCCTTGAGAAACACCTCCAGAAATCCTTCCCGCTGCACACCCTCGTCCTCTCCTACCCCTCCGGCCCCGTCCGCCTCGACCCCTCCGACATACCTAATTTCCGCCCCTCAGCGCCAGAATCAGACGACCAGCCTTCGCAGGAACTGTGCGCCTGGTGGCGTCGCGCAGATGGGATCGATCCGCCGGAATATCTCCGGTTCGACGTGGGCCTGACGGCCGTTGCGCAGACGCTGAGATCGGAGGGTCCCTTTGACGGGGTGATTGGATTCTCTCAGGGCGCTGCGTTCGCGGGGATGTTGGCCGGTTTGCTGGAGGATGGGAGGAAGGAGGCCTTTGAGTATTTTTCAAAGCCGGAGAATAATAGTTCGCCGGTGACTCGTGCGTCCGGGTCGTTTGCTCAGCCcactgttgctgctgctgccgcGGCGAATTCGCAGCAGCAGCTGGCGATGGGTTCCGTCTCCGGCGTGGAATTCCCCGCGGCGTTCTGGAACTTGGATCACCCGCCGCTGAAGTTTGCTATTTGTTATTCCGGATTTCGAGCGCCTGGGGCGCGGTATCGGGCTTTCTATGAGCGACCTGCGATTCGGACGCCTATCTTGCATGTCCTTGGCAGTCTAGACGCTATTGTTGATGAGAGTCGCAGTCGATTCCTGATTGACTCGTGTGCGGGCGATCCGGAGAAAGAAGGGAGAGTTGTTTGGCATCCTGGTGGTCACTTTTTGCCATGCCAAAGGCCGTATCTGGATGCGGCGGTGAAGTTTATCAGGGAATGTCTGGAGACGGGCAAGGGGAAAggagagagtgggacaagTAGCGGCG TTGCCTGCTCCGCGGATGTTAAGGGCTTAAGGGGAAATATTTAG
- a CDS encoding uncharacterized protein (EggNog:ENOG410PZTW~COG:O~TransMembrane:2 (i21-40o46-64i)), with translation MAGPSAPSRPYVSRGQVLQRYLYVAPMSAVGANFSSPPLTVRIQNFIHSIYMFLGLYLVSLFSMDPYTSAQNSRFNAVSPPKRSPRPIPQGRYGGSGGGGGGGGGGPGGPGGPSKRIGRVDDVRGPECRSCG, from the exons ATGGCTGGCCCTTCCGCACCCAGCAGGCCGTATGTGTCGAGGGGGCAAGTTCTTCAGAGGTATCTCTACGTTGCTCCAATGTCCGCTGTCGGAGCTAACTTCAGCAGCCCGCCTTTGACCGTGAGGATCCAAAACTTCATTCACTCAATATACATGTTCCTAGGCCTCTACCTTGTCAGTTTATTCTCG ATGGATCCCTATACGTCCGCCCAAAACTCTAGATTCAACGCTGTAAGCCCACCAAAGCGAAGCCCACGACCCATTCCTCAAGGACGGTACGGTGGTagtggaggaggaggtggtggaggaggtggCGGGCCTGGCGGGCCTGGGGGGCCGTCAAAGCGAATTGGCAGAGTCGACGACGTTCGAGGTCCCGAGTGTAGGAGTTGCGGGTGA
- the RPS27 gene encoding 40S ribosomal protein eS27 (EggNog:ENOG410PQK4~COG:J~BUSCO:16613at33183) — translation MVLAVDLLNPTPQAEARKHKLKTLVPAPRSFFMDVKCPGCFTITTVFSHAQTVVICAGCSTVLCQPTGGKARLTEGCSFRRK, via the exons ATG GTTCTCGCGGTCGATCTCCTCAACCCTACGCCTCAGGCCGAGGCCCGCAAGCACAAGCTCAAG ACTCTTGTGCCTGCTCCTCGATCCTTCTTCATGGACGTCAAGTGCCCCGGCTGCTTCACAATCACCACCGTCTTCTCACACGCACAGACCGTCGTCATCTGCGCCGGATGCTCGACCGTTCTCTGCCAACCTACCGGTGGCAAGGCCAGATTGACCGAGGGATGCTCTTTCAGGAGAAAGTAG
- a CDS encoding uncharacterized protein (EggNog:ENOG410PNI4~COG:S~BUSCO:13916at33183), translated as MASHNPPLSYEPSATTTHPRYSTTLPPEVVSCLKNSRFLHLATCDNLTPHISLMSYTYLPSTPFSAHPTIIMTTNPSSKKTINLLSNPRVSLLVHDWVSHRPPTRTRDPAREGSPPPAATQSSLATLLLNINTSAMSSISTTITGTARFLEAGSEEEKWCKERHLENNTFASDSSEMGIFGRPAEGGCVGGDEGGQDVDVPVVEDDVRVVIVQVKEGRIADWKGGVRDWVVVSEDEERQIREGQLQPNRIWSS; from the exons ATGGCCTCTCACAATCCTCCTCTCAGCTACGAACCCTctgccaccaccacccaccCTCGCTACTCCACCACCCTCCCTCCAGAAGTTGTCTCCTGCCTCAAGAACTCCAGATTC CTCCATCTCGCAACATGCGACAACCTCACCCCGCACATCTCCCTAATGTCCTATACCTACCTCCCCAGCACCCCTTTCTCCGCCCACCCAACCATCATCATGACCACCAACCCTTCCTCTAAAAAGACCATCAACCTCCTCTCCAACCCGCGCGTCTCCCTGCTCGTCCACGACTGGGTCTCCCACCGCCCACCCACCCGCACCCGCGACCCGGCCCGCGAGGGCTCCCCACCCCCGGCAGCCACCCAGTCCAGCCTCGCAACCCTCCTCCTGAACATCAACACCAGCGCCATGAGCAGCATCAGCACCACTATCACCGGCACCGCACGCTTCCTCGAGGCAGGCAGCGAGGAGGAGAAGTGGTGCAAGGAGCGGCACCTGGAGAATAACACGTTCGCCTCGGACTCGTCGGAGATGGGGATCTTCGGTCGTCCCGCAGAGGGCGGCTGTGTTGGTGGTGATGAGGGCGGTCAGGATGTGGATGTTCCCGTCGTGGAGGATGATGTGAGGGTTGTGATTGTCCAGGTGAAGGAGGGTCGCATTGCTGATTGGAAAGGTGGGGTGCGTGATTGGGTCGTGGTATCGGAGGATGAGGAGCGCCAGATAAGAGAAGGACAGCTGCAGCCTAATCGAATATGGTCATCGTGA
- a CDS encoding uncharacterized protein (EggNog:ENOG410PF8D~COG:H~BUSCO:3995at33183), producing MAQNVESQIHLIIGSNSLSVARCSKCIDAGAIPVIIAPPNGEMAASLSQKIQDGSVRWIQREFEDNDLSTLGRAEVDGYVDAVFITAGANNHLNSHISKLCRGLRIPVNVVDASELCSFSLLSTYSDGPLQIGVTTSGRGCKLASRLRREIASYLPPGLGTAIEILGSVRKRIWEEDVSAAPSTSFHFEVGDDDSEAQKHTFNSLILPEHPDVAKTRRMRWLSQICEYWPLRRLASITDADMEKILAAYKEAKTADISDAHGAHEEKRGQIILAGSGPGHPDLVTRATYHAIKTADLILSDKLVPAPVLDLVPRRTEVHIARKFPGNADKAQDELLDMALAGLRAGKRVLRLKQGDPYLYGRGAEEYEFFRAKGYSPVVLPGITSALSAPLFADIPATHRGVADQVLICTGTGRHGAAPEPPSYIPTQTAVFLMALHRLPSLVESLTTAVPDEALSSRRPWPRDTPCAVVERASCADQRVIRSTLEHVCAAVEAEGSRPPGLLIVGRSCEVLHRTDQKWVVEEGFKGLDDIRHGEHLHVIDKLG from the exons ATGGCCCAGAATGTGGAATCCCAGATTCACTTGATTATCGGCTCAAATTCATTGTCTGTGGCACGATGCAGCAAATGCATTGATGCGGGAGCTATTCCAGTCATAATAGCGCCTCCTAATGGGGAGATGGCCGCTTCCCTCTCTCAAAAGATCCAAGATGGTAGCGTTCGGTGGATACAGCGAGAATTTGAAGATAACGATCTGTCAACGTTGGGAAGAGCGGAGGTGGATGGTTACGTGGACGCGGTGTTTATTACGGCTGGCGCTAACAATCACTTGA ATTCACATATCTCCAAACTTTGCAGAGGTCTACGGATTCCAGTGAATGTTGTAGATGCGTCAGAACTTTGTTCTTTCAGCCTGCTCTCCACCTATTCCGATGGCCCCCTTCAAATCGGTGTCACGACATCCGGAAGGGGCTGCAAACTTGCATCTCGCTTGCGACGGGAAATTGCTTCTTATTTACCGCCAGGGCTTGGCACAGCTATTGAAATACTAGGAAGCGTTAGGAAACGAATCTGGGAGGAAGATGTTTCCGCAGCACCTAGCACAAGTTTTCATTTCGAGGTCGGCGACGACGATTCGGAAGCCCAAAAGCATACCTTCAATTCGTTAATTCTGCCTGAACATCCTGATGTTGCAAAGACGAGAAGAATGCGCtggctttctcaaatatgCGAGTACTGGCCGCTTCGTAGGCTGGCAAGCATTACAGACGCGGATATGGAGAAGATCCTCGCCGCCTATAAAGAAGCGAAAACCGCTGATATTAGTGATGCACATGGTGCACACGAAGAGAAAAGGGGGCAAATAATCTTAGCTGGTTCGGGACCAGGGCATCCAGATCTCGTCACCCGTGCGACATACCACGCCATCAAAACTGCAGACTTAATATTATCCGATAAACTCGTCCCGGCTCCGGTATTAGATCTTGTTCCTCGAAGGACGGAGGTTCATATCGCACGCAAATTCCCCGGAAATGCCGATAAAGCGCAGGATGAGTTGCTTGACATGGCTTTGGCAGGCTTGCGCGCTGGAAAGAGAGTTTTACGGCTTAAGCAAGGCGATCCGTATTTGTATGGCCGTGGTGCAGAGGAATATGAATTCTTCAGAGCGAAGGGCTATTCACCCGTTGTTCTTCCAGGAATAACCAGTGCTTTGAGTGCGCCGCTGTTTGCAGATATACCTGCAACTCATCGCGGCGTAGCCGATCAGGTTCTGATATGTACTGGAACAGGGCGGCATGGCGCCGCGCCGGAACCGCCCAGCTATATTCCCACGCAAACAGCGGTGTTCCTTATGGCACTTCACCGGCTTCCATCGCTGGTGGAGTCATTAACTACCGCTGTCCCGGACGAGGCACTTTCGTCGAGACGTCCTTGGCCACGAGATACTCCTTGCGCAGTCGTTGAAAGGGCTTCGTGTGCGGACCAGAGAGTCATAAGGTCGACACTTGAGCATGTCTGCGCAGCTGTCGAAGCGGAAGGCTCAAGGCCCCCTGGTCTCCTTATTGTCGGAAGGAGCTGTGAAGTCCTGCATCGCACTGATCAAAAGTGGGTGGTAGAAGAAGGATTTAAGGGGTTGGACGACATTCGACATGGTGAGCACCTGCATGTGATTGATAAACTAGGTTAG
- a CDS encoding uncharacterized protein (EggNog:ENOG410PR2T~TransMembrane:1 (i68-91o)): protein MARAIISFGHLSRFTLRAPWWKKQQDYAAVKTSEDEETMDTAEPVYHPNMLRRVALGHIDKSTRMIKFIFFSFVMLLVLAFVVMFISQLVFASNQPAQNNVQKSKMNTASPSPQTMHPTSSYGHAIYDGHLHPPAAKGMRSILKSPCGTNATSARAAGCHFDIISFAWLHHKCYDAELSKSFSSIHEWEWFLQPNREQPVLASEALSGNYPVLYVNWEYHVRHCTYMWKKMHRAILKENGLETIDWYIAPYEHTEHCAEMLLSRGKHIEFDVINTGIRVKYPDCGIAPER, encoded by the coding sequence ATGGCAAGAGCAATAATCTCGTTCGGGCATTTAAGCCGTTTCACACTCCGAGCCCCGTGGTGGAAAAAGCAACAGGATTATGCCGCCGTGAAAACAAGCGAGGATGAAGAAACCATGGATACGGCGGAACCTGTTTACCACCCCAACATGCTCCGACGAGTTGCTTTAGGGCATATTGACAAATCAACGAGGATGATAAaattcatcttcttttcctttgttaTGCTCTTGGTACTGGCGTTCGTGGTTATGTTCATCTCTCAACTGGTATTTGCTTCGAACCAACCGGCGCAAAATAATGTTCAGAAGTCCAAAATGAACACAGCCTCCCCTTCGCCTCAGACCATGCACCCGACCAGCTCTTATGGGCATGCGATATATGACGGCCACCTTCATCCTCCAGCAGCCAAAGGGATGCGATCAATTCTAAAATCACCATGCGGCACCAATGCCACTTCTGCGCGGGCAGCAGGCTGTCATTTCGACATTATTTCTTTCGCATGGCTCCACCATAAGTGCTATGATGCCGAACTATCCAAATCGTTCTCCTCGATCCACGAATGGGAATGGTTCCTCCAGCCGAATCGGGAACAACCGGTCCTCGCGTCTGAGGCACTATCAGGAAACTATCCTGTCCTCTATGTGAACTGGGAATATCACGTCCGGCACTGCACATATATGTGGAAGAAGATGCATAGGGCAATATTGAAAGAAAACGGCCTTGAAACTATCGATTGGTATATTGCACCGTACGAACATACCGAACATTGCGCAGAGATGCTGTTGTCAAGAGGTAAACACATTGAGTTCGACGTCATCAACACGGGAATTCGAGTTAAATATCCGGACTGTGGCATTGCCCCTGAACGATGA
- a CDS encoding uncharacterized protein (EggNog:ENOG410PWRQ~COG:S), which translates to MFGLDDLYTGPRSEKSDAAWEALAGPTSSRNSWSQQGFILVKDWEKYDIAAGWPANGQMKYGISMFHQLHCLAAIRKVFYDMLQGTFDKEKFLAADVNVGSPDFVPNGHGLWHAQHCFNYVRQGLQCAGDMSLEIPTYFNGTPIVVGWNSPHKCRNWDAMWRYAEEHA; encoded by the exons ATGTTCGGACTAGACGATTTATACACTGGTCCTCGATCGGAAAAAAGCGATGCGGCCTGGGAAGCGTTGGCTGGCC CTACATCATCTCGTAACTCATGGTCACAGCAGGGCTTCATTTTGGTGAAAGATTGGGAGAAGTATgatattgctgctggttggcCTGCGAATGGCCAAATGAAGTATGGGATTAGTATGTTCCACCAGCTTCACTGTCTG GCCGCTATCCGAAAAGTCTTTTATGACATGCTGCAGGGTACCTTTGACAAGGAGAAGTTTCTAGCCGCCGACGTGAATGTGGGTTCCCCGGATTTCGTGCCCAACGGTCACGGTCTCTGGCATGCCCAGCACTGTTTCAACTATGTGAGACAAGGGCTTCAATGCGCAGGCGACATGTCATTAGAGATTCCAACATATTTTAACGGGACGCCTATAGTGGTTGGCTGGAATAGTCCTCATAAGTGTCGAAACTGGGATGCTATGTGGAGATATGCCGAGGAACACGCATAG
- a CDS encoding uncharacterized protein (EggNog:ENOG410PJ4C~COG:S~BUSCO:7998at33183) — MLATRLRPSISPSLLSRTFTTSSVCFKAPSIRDITPDNAATFNQRQKEFRENLEAARKKKLEQESQSVDSSVSSSSSSSSSTSSASSASTGSSASVARPTGDASGSATRPVIDAADHLDGQALGSLSTHRILGERRQSELNSQTTKRGPLSSLIYGTKEGQQLDRDIERSFSEVLARGKYVHSIVFHKVKPDKVDEYVELVGEWYPKMAALEANRVNLVGSWRTQVGDNDTFVHIWEYQRYTGYHGSLHNISKHPDFPKFDRHLKSLIESKNTSLMQEFSFWPTTPPRRLGGIFELRSYTLHPGNLLEWESHWRKGLAARRVVMEGVGAWFVQIGDLNTVHHLWQFADLEERKKRREESWNIEGWADTVHKTVPLIQTMKSRILIPMPWSPVG; from the exons ATGCTGGCAACGCGTCTTCGGCCCAGCATCTCCCCCTCACTTCTCTCCCGCACCTTTACTACCTCCTCTGTTTGTTTCAAGGCCCCCTCCATCAGAGACATCACCCCAGACAATGCTGCTACATTCAATCAGCGTCAGAAGGAATTCCGTGAGAATCTCGAAGCCGCACGGAAGAAAAAGCTAGAGCAAGAGAGTCAGTCGGTTGATAGTtccgtttcttcttcttcctcctcctcctcctctaCCTCCTCTGCCTCCTCTGCCTCCACGGGTTCCTCTGCTTCCGTTGCTCGGCCCACGGGCGACGCAAGCGGATCGGCCACCCGCCCTGTCATCGATGCTGCCGATCATTTGGATGGCCAGGCCTTGGGCTCACTTTCCACTCACCGGATTCTAGGAGAAAGACGCCAATCGGAGCTCAACAGCCAGACCACGAAGCGCGGCCCGCTCTCCAGCCTCATCTATGGAACCAAAGAGGGCCAGCAGCTCGACAGAGACATCGAGAGGTCGTTCTCCGAAGTTCTCGCTCGCGGCAAGTACGTTCACTCGATCGTTTTCCATAAGGTCAAACCAGACAAGGTCGACGAGTACGTCGAATTGGTGGGAGAATGGTACCCCAAGATGGCGGCTCTCGAAGCCAACCGTGTGAACCTCGTTGGAAGCTGGCGCACCCAGGTCGGAGATAACGATACCTTTG TTCATATTTGGGAATATCAGCGCTACACTGGATACCATGGATCGCTCCATAACATTTCGAAGCACCCCGATTTCCCCAAGTTCGATCGTCACCTGAAGTCCCTGATCGAGAGCAAGAACACATCATTGATGCAAGAATTCTCCTTCTGGCCGACCACTCCACCCCGTCGCCTCGGCGGCATCTTTGAGCTTCGCTCCTACACCCTGCATCCGGGCAACCTGTTGGAGTGGGAAAGCCACTGGAGAAAGGGCCTGGCGGCCAGACGTGTGGTGATGGAGGGAGTTGGAGCGTGGTTTGTGCAGATTGGCGATCTCAACACCGTGCACCACCTGTGGCAGTTTGCGGACCTCGAGGAGCGCAAGAAGAGACGCGAGGAGTCCTGGAACATCGAGGGCTGGGCCGACACGGTGCACAAGACGGTTCCGCTGATCCAGACGATGAAGAGCCGTATCCTCATTCCCATGCCGTGGAGCCCGGTGGGGTAA
- a CDS encoding uncharacterized protein (EggNog:ENOG410PI7S~COG:O~MEROPS:MER0029066) produces MTSAWMRLNRDRYQSFLSEPLDNYCAKAIETVRTEIDEIGLQGLVDGVIADSGFAVQIAYLDRSSGNEVNFHLLTPNQPSLATIRLLYRPGHYDLLYQGLLGSHSDIPVNYQVGLAYTCAPWCGNGLQFDFNPYLMAIPSLTLDTHTCTHPPPPHISHYLPLRSGPAFHPPMAFSPPPPFEQQLLPGVPASPLPPPPDRSNELPIRMNPLVREPMNTIPLSSVPFRNSQHNQAHFQNPDFQPSQWDYTKEYK; encoded by the exons ATGACAAGCGCTTGGATGCGACTGAATCGCGACAGGTATCAGTCGTTTCTTTCTGAGCCCCTGGACAATTACTGTGCAAAGGCAATCGAGACTGTGAGAACGGAAATCGACGAGATTGGCCTCCAAGGCTTAGTGGATGGCGTCATCGCCGATTCAGGCTTTGCCGTCCAGATTGCCTACCTAGATCGGAGCAGCGGCAATGAGGTCAATTTCCATCTACTCACTCCTAATCAGCCTAGCCTTGCTACTATCAGATTACTTTATCGACC GGGCCACTACGATCTTCTATACCAAGGGCTTTTGGGTTCGCACTCCGACATCCCAGTCAACTACCAGGTCGGATTGGCATACACATGCGCTCCTTGGTGTGGGAACGGGTTGCAATTCGACTTCAATCCGTATCTAATGGCAATTCCTTCTCTCACTCTTGATACACACACTTGCACAcatccaccaccacctcaCATATCGCATTATCTACCCCTACGTTCGGGCCCTGCATTCCATCCACCCATGGCTTTCAGCCCTCCACCGCCATTTGAGCAGCAACTTTTGCCTGGCGTGCCGGCCAGTCCCTTGCCACCTCCCCCTGATAGATCCAACGAGCTGCCAATCCGGATGAATCCCTTGGTCCGTGAACCAATGAATACTATTCCCTTGAGCTCCGTCCCTTTCCGAAA CTCTCAGCATAACCAGGCCCATTTTCAGAACCCGGATTTCCAGCCATCGCAGTGGGACTACACCAAAGAATACAAATAG
- a CDS encoding uncharacterized protein (BUSCO:235640at4751~EggNog:ENOG410PIGS~COG:O~BUSCO:6568at33183): MSDGTLFKPDKDFTKDVDQQIPEAQELAKTSLQGAIDKLLALEKQARQSSDLPSTSRLLVAICTLCKDAGDWPLLNEHVVALSKKHGQLKQATTKMVQVVMGFLDETPNMDAKMSLIETLRNVTEGKIFVEVERARVTRILSEIKKSQGDIAAAADILCELQVETFGSMARREKTEFILEQVALCIARGDWTQAKILSRKINTRYFARKPKKTPEEIEKQKKEEEERERQRKPDEPPVEKEEDVTDLKLMYYEQQIALANHEDQYLEVCKHYRQVLDTESVEENPDQLRATLQRIIYNVVLAPYDNEQSDLLYRIKADSRNSLVPVESQLIKLFTTHELMRWPVVSEQFGPHLCGTDVFDALPGQSMDDKPNRRWQDLRKRVIEHNIRVVAKYYTRIQTSRLTELLDLDEAETEKYISDLVTSKTIYARIDRPARIVSFAKPRDADDVLNEWSGSMQSLLGLLERIDHLITKEEMMARILPSKSERAKAR, translated from the exons ATGTCGGACGGTACCTTGTTCAAGCCGGATAAGGACTTCACGAAAGATGTCGACCAGCAAATCCCCGAAGCTCAAGAGCTAGCAAAG ACAAGTTTACAAGGCGCCATCGACAAGCTATTGGCTCTTGAGAAGCAAGCTAGACAG TCGTCCGACCTTCCTTCAACCTCCAGACTTCTAGTTGCGATATGTACATTGTGCAAAGACGCCGGCGATTGGCCGCTTCTGAATGAGCATGTTGTTGCTTTATCAAAGAAACATGGCCAGCTTAAGCAGGCGACGACGAAGATGGTACAGGTGGTGATGGGCTTTCTCGACGAGACTCCCAACATGGACGCCAAGATGTCGCTGATCGAGACGTTGAGAAACGTTACGGAAGGGAAG ATCTTCGTCGAAGTCGAAAGGGCTCGGGTAACGCGCATTTTATCCGAGATAAAGAAATCTCAAGGCGacattgctgctgctgcggaCATCCTGTGCGAGCTTCAAGTGGAGACCTTTGGGTCCATGGccagaagagaaaagacagAGTTCATTCTTGAACAGGTTGCGTTATGTATAGCTAGAGGAGACTGGACCCAGGCCAAAATACTGAGCCGAAAGATCAACACAAGATACTTTGCGCGAAAGCCCAAGAAGACACCAGAGGAGATtgagaagcagaagaaagaagaggaggagcgAGAACGCCAGCGAAAGCCGGATGAGCCACCGGtggagaaggaggaagatGTGACGGATCTTAAACTGATGTATTACGAACAGCAGATTGCCCTAGCGAATCATGAGGATCAGTACCTTGAGGTTTGCAAGCACTATCGACAAGTACTTGACACAGAATCCGTGGAGGAGAACCCAGATCAACTTCGAGCA ACACTTCAACGTATCATCTATAATGTCGTTCTAGCCCCTTATGACAATGAGCAATCTGATCTTCTCTACCGTATCAAAGCCGATTCTCGCAACTCACTCGTTCCCGTCGAGTCGCAATTGATCAAACTCTTTACGACTCACGAGCTCATGCGCTGGCCAGTGGTCTCCGAGCAATTTGGCCCTCACCTGTGCGGCACCGATGTCTTTGACGCCCTTCCAGGTCAGTCTATGGATGACAAGCCAAATCGCAGATGGCAGGACCTCCGCAAGCGAGTTATCGAGCACAACATCCGTGTTGTTGCGAAATACTACACCCGTATTCAAACCAGCCGCCTGACCGAGCTCCTCGACCTCGATGAAGCTGAAACCGAGAAATACATCAGCGACTTGGTTACGTCGAAGACAATCTACGCCAGAATCGATCGACCGGCAAGGATCGTAAGCTTCGCTAAGCCACGAGATGCGGATGATGTGTTGAATGAGTGGAGCGGCAGTATGCAGAGTTTGCTGGGACTACTGGAGCGCATCGATCATTTGATCACGAAGGAAGAGATGATGGCACGCATTTTACCTTCGAAATCAGAGAGGGCAAAGGCTCGTTGA